The genomic interval CTGCGCCTGGATCAGCGCGAGCGCTCGGTGCAGATCGAACAGCTGAAGAGCCAGTTCCAGGAGTCGGGATTCGAGGCCGGCCCGCTGGTGGAGGGGCTCGCGGGGGATGCGACGGTACCGGCCTGGGAGCAGGCAATCGCGGAGCTCGACCGCAAGATCGAGCGCCTGGGTCCGATCAACCTGGCGGCGATCGACGAGGCGCGCAGCCTGGAGGAGCGTTCACGCTACCTCGAGGAGCAACATGCCGATCTGATCGAGGCGCTGGAGACGCTGGAGGCGGCGATGCACCGCATCGACCGCGAGACGCGTCAGCTGTTCAAGCAGACCTTCGACCAGGTGAACGCCGGGCTGGGGCAGAAGTTCCAGCGCCTGTTTGGCGGCGGCGAGGCGCGCCTGGAGATGACCGGTGACGACCTGCTGGATACCGGCGTGAACATCATGGCCCGCCCGCCGGGCAAGCGCCTGTCCACCATCCATCTAATGTCCGGAGGCGAGAAGGCGCTCACAGCATCGGCGCTGGTGTTCGCTATCTTTGAGTTGAATCCGGCACCCTTCTGCATGCTGGACGAGGTGGATGCGCCGCTCGACGAGGCCAACGTCGGGCGTTTCTGCGAGCTGCTGGAGGACATGTCCGAGCAGATCCAGTTTATTTTTATCACCCATAACAAGGCCACGATGGCGATGGCGGAACAGCTGATCGGCGTTACCATGCACGAACCGGGCGTCTCGCGCCTGGTGAGCGTGGATATCGACGAGGCCGTCGAACTGGCCGAGGCCTGATCCCTGCGATCCCACGGGTTGGGGCGCGGTCGTACAACCGGAAAGACGAGGTATTGAGTGGATTGGATGCGCATCAGTCTGGTGATCCTGGGGATCGTGCTGGTCGCCGGTATCTGGATGGCCCATCGCCTGCGCACGCGCGATCGCGCGCAGGATCTGGATGATGACGCCACCGACTGGAGTGACGACGCGGTGCACATTCGCGCCCAGGACGACCCCGCGCCGCGCAGACGCGAGGGCGATTCCGACAGCCTTGGGGCCGAGGCGGGCTGGGCCGATCCTCTGGAGACCTCGCGCGAGTACACGCGGGACGCCGATTCCGAGGACGACTTCGACGACGTGCGCATTCCCCAGCACGACCGCGCGGAGCCGCACCTGGGCGTGACCTCGGCGGACGACGACGAGCCACTGCCTCCGGGCGAGCGCCATGCCGACCGTGCGCAGGATATCTACGGCGTCCTGGACAACGACGAAGAGCCGGTTCCGCCGCCGCCCCATGGCGCCTTCGAGCCGGACCCGGAGGATGCGCCGCGACGCCGAGCCAGGTCGAGCGCCGCGGAAACCGCGAAGGGCGTGATGGACCAGTTGAGTGGCCGTATGCGCTCCGGGATCGCCGCGCTGCGCGGGACGCGCCTGCGCCGCCCGCGTGCGGAAGAGACGCTCGGCGAACAACTGCACCCGGATCACGAGGTCGACCCCGAGCTGATCGAGGAGCCGGCGCCCGACATGGAGACCCTGGGCGAGTATGTGTCCGAACCGCGTGTGGTGGGGCGCAACCCGCTGCGCGGTGGCCCGGGGTCGGACGAGAAGATCCTGCTGCTGCATGTGGTCGCGCCGCGCAACCGGCCGTTTACCGGCGTGGCCCTGGGGGCGGCGCTGCAGCGCGCAGGCCTCAAGCCGGGTGCGATGGACATCTACC from Thioalkalivibrio sp. ALJ12 carries:
- a CDS encoding cell division protein ZipA C-terminal FtsZ-binding domain-containing protein; amino-acid sequence: MRISLVILGIVLVAGIWMAHRLRTRDRAQDLDDDATDWSDDAVHIRAQDDPAPRRREGDSDSLGAEAGWADPLETSREYTRDADSEDDFDDVRIPQHDRAEPHLGVTSADDDEPLPPGERHADRAQDIYGVLDNDEEPVPPPPHGAFEPDPEDAPRRRARSSAAETAKGVMDQLSGRMRSGIAALRGTRLRRPRAEETLGEQLHPDHEVDPELIEEPAPDMETLGEYVSEPRVVGRNPLRGGPGSDEKILLLHVVAPRNRPFTGVALGAALQRAGLKPGAMDIYHYHDAEIDGRQALFSAANMVPPGTLREQDLTDTMTPGITLFVQVHNSADPQRAFEALLENAHGLARDLGGSILDAQQSTATNQTLAYMREDLNEWLMRHRPDLLRRRRAR